The DNA segment CTCATTATTATACATTAATCTTTAGCTAATGAGATGGGTTCGACTACCTGCTTGCAGCATACGGTagcctaaaaattttaaatttttgacaaatttctgGACAGCTAAAActaccaataaaaaataaaattcggAAAAGATCAAAAAATAGCTTGTCAAACGATATCCCgtttattaaattgttatttatttctcCTTTTATTGcatctttaaaaatattagttTTGTACCAATCTGTGCTGATCTTTTCCGCGTTCTTGAAAATCTTTATAATGTTGTATAATAATGTGGAAACATGAACCACGTGACCACGATGCACATTCATGAAATAAATTGATctatattttcttttcaaatcaCCACAGCAAGTAGGTTGATATTTTTATCCGATTGAATCGATTGTTTTGTTCGTGTTACTTATTGCATTAGGGTAAAAGTATAACGTAATGTGGTTCAGTTTTACAAGCgctggaaatattttttatgttacttGTTGCGGCTTAGGCTTTCATATGTTcacttgtttaaattttggctattttaaaagaaagaatAGAGGTGAAATTATATTATTTGgcttgttttaatttatttgactTATTAACAAAGCTGTTAACTATTTAGCTTTGGCACCTTAATCTTTATGCTTATCGTGTTCAATTCTCAGTGGTGTTAGcattgtaatgcccttgggctgtattggaaagtgtggcagctaTACCACAtccatttaaaaatgttaaaaaaatcattgaaattTAGTTTGGATGATGTGCCACACAGTGTATTTTAATGAAGCACATGCAAATTGTCACATATTTACAGAAGATTGGTTAAAATGTTATAATGGTGACCATTGTAACAATAGTAATGAAATTGTGTTAAACTaagtgtcatttttttcaTACAGTCCCTGTTGCTGTTGGCAGGTTATGACTGGATTAGGTCAGAATTTgacaagttaaaaaaattgtttggcaAAACTGCACTCACTAACTCACACACCCCAAAAAATCCTAGTTAAACAGATACGTGTAAAATCACATTTAGTGTAAATCACACTTTGAAAATGTACGGCACAGATATTGATCCACAGTTGAGGTTGAATGTTTCCAGCAACTTGGGTAAACTGATGCTTAAAATACGTGTTGATCATATTTTactacattagtgatataatGTGAAGTCATGCTTCACTCTGTATGCAATATGTCCAAGCTGTGTGATTTCATTTCCTGATGACatcatttctttaaaatttcctCAGTATGGCGGACGCAGCACCAGCCGGTGGATCAGCAGCTCGAGGGGGTTTCCGGGGAGGATTTGGAGGTCGTGGTCGCGGACGAGGTAGAGGCCGAGGACGTGGCAGAGGTCGCGGACGTGGCAAGGATGATGAAAAATCTGTAAGTATTTTATTCATTGGTTTTATTGAAGTCTTCGCAGCACTTGTTTTCTCAATAGGATTTATGTAGCATTTTCTATGGCTTCACAGACATCTTGTAAGCCTTTATTGGCACATTCtgtaacatttttcttttaactttaatttcaCTCGCAAAACATTCTATAAGTACAGTACAACATCTGAATTTTGCTGAGTAAGCTTACattaaaaatcaacaaaaagcGTTCACAAATTTCATGGCAGCATCAAATTGAGTTCGCTTGGACAAATTATTGAAAAACCCTTCTATTCATGAACAGCCGTAGCAAATGACAAGTTTGCATGAAATGCCTAGTTTAACAAAGTTAATGGAGTTAATTTAAACACTTGAGTTgaaaaaaaagtattttgagtTGCTGGGCAGTGAGTTTGAAGCAACAGAGCTTCCCAATTTTGGTTTGAAACAACATAATTAATTCTTTGTATGTACTTCCGCCATGATAAGAGTATTTGGGATTGGATGCGAAAATCTTGCCACGAGAAAATGTTAagcaacaaaagcaaaattgaCAAAGATGTCAAGTCAGCTTTGACCGCACACTGTTGAGAATACCTTGTACAATGTGTACACTAAACATGAGCTATAACTATTCTAACAAACTGGTTACTGTATCTCGATTTTAGTGGACTCCTGTCACCAAACTTGGTCGTCTTGTACAAGGAGGAAAGATTAAGTCTTTGGAGGAGATCTACCTCTTCTCTCTTCCAATCAAGGAGTTTGAGATCATAGATTTCTTCATTGGAGCTTCTTTGAAAGATGAGGTTTTGAAGATCATGCCCGTCCAGAAACAGACGAGAGCCGGACAGAGAACTCGCTTCAAGGTAGATTATTTTGTAACATTAAGTCTTTAGAACATTATGGTTTTCAATTGTTTCAAAGTTAAATAAACGTACTAATGAAATGTCAAGTTTTGTAACATAACAAACTTAGCAATATAGATGTTCTAAAGGGAAATATGTGTTTAGAAGCGGCAGAAGTtggtttttatatatttttgtggtATAGAAATATTTATCCATGGACTAGGGAAActtttcattcatctcctgCACATTATGTGACAAGTGCATAAATTGTACCTAGCTAGGGTGGATGAAAATGATAAACACTTTACAAGACACATTTCCCGTTTCAATTAGAACCTTAAACAAAGAGATGTATTGAAAAATACACtcaattatgtttttgttgtgaaatAATTCAACATTTTCACTTGTGCAGGCTTTTGTGGCTGTAGGAGATTTCAATGGACATGTAGGCTTGGGTGTGAAATGCTCCAAGGAAGTAGCAACTGCTATCCGAGGGGCGATCATTCTTGCAAAACTCTCAATTATTCCAATTCGTCGTGGTTACTGGGGGAACAAAATTGGAAAGCCCCATACTGTTCCATGCAAGGTTGGTGTTGCAGAATGCAGAGTGTTTGAATGTACAGCATGTCAGTGTCGTCTTATAAAATAATTATCATAGATAAAGGTGTGGAATTATGTGAATTGGGTGTTGTCCATAACAATTGTATACTGTTTGGCGTATAAGTTTTATGGTGCTAACAGATAAAATAACACAATCTATATTAACACACGAGCAGAATGATTTAAGCTTCACTTAAAATCTCAGGTTCATGGCAAATGTGGTAGTGTACATGTGCGGCTTATTCCAGCCCCGCGTGGTACTGGCATCGTTTCAGCCCCAGTACCCAAGAAACTGCTTGGTATGGCGGGTTTGCAAGATTGTTACACTTCAGCACGTGGACAGACTGCTACTTTGGGAAATTTTGGTAAACCATGGAGTATTACATTGTTTCAGATATTACTGTTTGACTGAACACACCTGATGCTTGTGTGTGTTTTATTTTCGTGATCAAAACtttaccaaatttttcttgcaGCCAAGGCGACTTTTAACGCAATCTCGAAGACATACAGCTATCTCACTCCAGACCTCTGGCGTGACCAGCCTCTGATGAAGACCCCTTACCAAGAGTACACTGATTACCTTATGAAGAACCACGCTACATCTGGCGTACAAAGGCAGGAGGTTAAGAAGTACTAGAAACGACGGCACGGCCCTACGGCGTCCACTGCTAATGGCGTTCCTTGGGCGCGTGTCAAGTTTACTAATTGTGGAGAAAAGTGTCTAAAAAGCTAAAAAACTGAAATGttactttgttttttctgtttgCCACTGAAATAATAAGTTGGGAGGTATTTCTATAGTTCAACCATGCATTTGTGTTGTCTTTTCACCTTCGTTCAGTCTCGGGTCCTTCTTTACGTTTTCGAACATCATGTGAAATTGCATTTTCTGTTCTTTTCAAAGCTTCGACTTTATGTTTGGTCTTTGCTACCCAGAATGGGTTCTTAGTGTTTGTGGTGGTAAGCAACAATTACAAAGAACATCTCGAAACGTGTCACCTATTTCTGCTTAGCAATGAATTTAAACAGCAATTCAGCTCGTTGAATTTCGCCAAGCGAAGACCGAACTGCTTCTCACCGCTGTTAGTTAACAAAGCGAAGTGTTAAACACTGTAATACAACTTCACATGGCACTCATAGCCAGCAACACATGAAACAACCAACTGTGCaggtaaaaaacaaaaaaaaattttcagttgGCCCAATACAAGATTTTTCTCAGCTTCCCGAGAAGATGCAACAGTGTAAAATAAAATGGAGGAAACAGCAAAATATCTGGGAAtacatttttgctttgtagTTTGGATGACTAAATTATAGGGTATTCGACCAATTAtcttatgttatttttatgtcattgGCGCGATGGGGACGAAAAATTACTACttgttgataataataacatGTGCAAATGAActggaaaaagtgacaaacgtgtaagaaaatattaatgGTAATAATTTGCTGATGAGAACTAGCATGCCTACTAAAATAGTACACGGAAGAGAACGGCTGTGTGGTCTGTCCTTATGAGCAATTATCTCATGATTTTCTGAGCTGATTCAGGCTGCATCAATTATTTTACCAAAGTTCATGAACTTACTACCCCATTATTTCACTGGCAATTGTTGCGTTACAAAGGTCTCAGTCGAGCGTGACAAATGCCAGACACAATGCAATCTTCGACCGTTCGACGAGCACTTTTCAAACGAGCAACAATACTTTTGTTGAACAGCGCACCCAACTAggttttgtttggtttgtttgtttacttttcaCGGAATCAGAACTACACAAAGGAAGGGAAATATCGTTAATCGTTTACTATGGCTTGTGTAAATTTAGTGCCTCAATACACACAACTTAAAGGCAGCAGTATGGTTCATTTTTGGCACCTGTTGTAAGATAAATTGACTTTTCGGACAGGTTAGAGTCTAACCGTTAGACCTATTGAACAACGCAAGTTGCATCCTGTTATTTTCCAGCCTTGCCTACGAATCATAACTCTTAAATTCAGTTACTTCATCATATGCAGCTATGCTCCGCTAGCACAATATGCAGTTAACAAGTAGGCTAACGAACGAGTTAAGTGAAGAAAATAAACACTGTTTCAAGAAAAACTGATCAGAAATATTCTTCAACTGAGGTAACCTAAATTAGTCAAAACGCTTCGTCTTTCATCTACAATAGAGGTACCCTAACCATTTGAGCTTGCGAGCTACTCTTGCAAAGGCACATCAATATGATCGGCTAATAAAGAAGTTTTTATATCAACTGCTAACCATGTCTACGTTTTATATAGGCTTACCAGACTTAGTTTGCTTTGCGCAAAAAATAATCCTTTTAACTTCaaaaagctttgaaaaaaaacatcGGAACGGCTCCCTTGATTGAAAAATGATTCAAAAActgtttataaataaatatctaaataagttttgaatgATTTGTGACTGACGTATTGGGCACCCCTGAACTAAATCTATAAATTACTCGCATATGATTTCCGGTCCAGCTGCTCAGTTCATTCACTGGGAGCGGAGGAACCGTCTTGACTGCATTGAGTCATGACGAATTACATCTTAGAAATAGCGAAGCCGCTTTTACAAACggtatatatacagtagtagTGTTTTTAGCAATGGCAAGGCGCTGCAGCTGTGAAACTGTCGGATTTTTAAACCGTGTGTTATTCAAAGAGCGGATGATACATACGGTAAAGGTTTGGCAAATGTGCTAGATCATTATCTCGTGTCACGACACAACATTTGGCTGTCATGCCTGAGTTCGTTGCAATTTCCTTGTTagatttctgtttttaaacaGGTTTAGGCTGTTGGCGTTTACAGTACTTAGTACGGCACAGTAAATATATTTAAGGAAGTTTCAATATTGCCAGTGTGGGCATTCCGAACATAGCCTAATTGCAGTAAATGCATATAGGCTTGTCTGGCGTGCAGGTTTAAAGACTTCGATCGGATGGTAGTTAGCTTTTTGATTGATCAAGGTTACTTCAATGACC comes from the Clavelina lepadiformis chromosome 5, kaClaLepa1.1, whole genome shotgun sequence genome and includes:
- the LOC143460676 gene encoding small ribosomal subunit protein uS5, translating into MADAAPAGGSAARGGFRGGFGGRGRGRGRGRGRGRGRGRGKDDEKSWTPVTKLGRLVQGGKIKSLEEIYLFSLPIKEFEIIDFFIGASLKDEVLKIMPVQKQTRAGQRTRFKAFVAVGDFNGHVGLGVKCSKEVATAIRGAIILAKLSIIPIRRGYWGNKIGKPHTVPCKVHGKCGSVHVRLIPAPRGTGIVSAPVPKKLLGMAGLQDCYTSARGQTATLGNFAKATFNAISKTYSYLTPDLWRDQPLMKTPYQEYTDYLMKNHATSGVQRQEVKKY